The sequence below is a genomic window from Anaerolineales bacterium.
TCGGTGGCGGTGATCCAGCCCGTCTGGCGCTCGACGGTGACCCGGAACAGTGTGGGGGTACCGGGTTCCACCTTGCTGGTGGGTCCAAGCGGAATCCAGGCCTCGGTCTGATCGCGCTTCAACGCCGGGCCGATCAAGTACGCTACGGCGGGGAAGCCGAATCCAGCCGCAATCACGGCTCCGATCGCCGCGGTGGCGGTCTTGAGGAACTGCCGCCTGGAATCGCCCGACGCCTGCTTGTCACCCATGGACTGCCTCCACCGGTCGCTGCGCCGCCCGGCTGCATGGCTGGCCGGATGGCGGCCTATGCGGCAAGGGTGCGCGGATAGCCAACGCAACCTTCACATCCGCGTGCTACTTTCCGATATGTTTAGGAATCGTGGGGCGCCCTCACCGCCGCGCCCCCGCGCGTCTATTCCGCCGGCACCCCGGCGTCGATCCAACCCTTGACCAGCGCCAACTCCTCAGGGGAAAGCTGGCCGAAGTGGTTCTGCGGACCGCTCTGGACCGCGACCAGCTTGCTGCCGGCCGAGTCGTCGGCGAGGATCACCGGCCCCTCGGCCGACCCCTTCAAGGCGCCGGCATAGCTGCTCAGGTCGAGCCCGGCGATCGGGCTCGCACCCCCGTGGCAGGCCACGCAGCGTTGTTGGAAGATCGGCCCAACCACGCTATCGAAGGTCACCACCGCCGCGGCGGGCAGCGGCGTTGGCGTGGGCGCCGGAGGCAGCTTGGAAAGCACGATCTCGCGCAGGCCGGGGGCGTCAAACCCGGCGTATTCCCAGACGTTGCCGTGGCAGGCCGAGTTCGAGCAGAACGAGGTGTTGCTCACGCCCCCCGGATCGTCGGTGGTGTGGCAGTTGGCGCAGGACGGATCGAACACATCGCGATGCAGCTGGATCCAACTCGGGTCCAGGTGCGACGAGGGCTCAAG
It includes:
- a CDS encoding ubiquinol-cytochrome c reductase iron-sulfur subunit, yielding MGDKQASGDSRRQFLKTATAAIGAVIAAGFGFPAVAYLIGPALKRDQTEAWIPLGPTSKVEPGTPTLFRVTVERQTGWITATEELSVYALTENGRDYTAMSNICTHLGCRVRWIDGRQEFFCPCHNGVFDKQGAVVSGPPPRPLDRYPTKVEDGQIYILGGVDHG